The window CCGCGCCACCGACGGGACGCTTCATCAGCGACGTCGAGGGACAGGAATTGCCTTGGTAGAGACGGTTACGGAACAATAACGGGGCGTAACGGGTTCGAACGCAACAACAGGGGCATCCAGACCCCAGGTTCGCAGGAGGCCCTTAATGCTGATTCACATCATTATCGTATTGATCATCGTCGGCGTGCTGTTGTGGCTCGTGAACAACTACATCCCGATGGACGGCAAGATCAAAAGCATCCTGAATGCCGTCGTGGTGATCGTCGTGATCCTCTATCTGCTCCAGGCATTCGGCCTGCTGGCGGGCGTGGGGATTTAACCTAGAAGTTGGTCCTCCCCCGGCGGGGGAGGTGGCAGGCGTAGCCTGACGGAGGGGTATTGGCCGGCAGCGATCTGCTTGCGGCGAATACCCCTCCACCGCTTTCAGCGGTCCCCCTCCCCCTCCGGGGGAGGATCTAGAGGCGGGCGGCTGCCGCCAAATCCTCAACAAAGCGCGCGTATTCGACTTCGGCCTGTTCGCGGTCGGGGAGGCGGAGGAGGTAGCTGGGGTGGACGGTCGCGCGGGCGGTGGCGCCGTCGCCGACATCCAGCACGCGGTCGCGGACCGAGACGAGGCTCTGCGCCTTGCCGGTCAGCGAATGGACTGCGGTGGTGCCGAGCAGGATGATCCGCTTCGGCCGCACGATCCGGCGTTCCTGATCGATCCACCAGCGGCACGCCTTCACCTCGCCCGCATTGGGCTTCGAATGGATGCGGCGCTTGCCACGCTGCTCATATTTGAAATGCTTGACCGCGTTGGTGACGTAGGCGCGTGCGCGATCGACCCCGGCGTCGGCCATCGCGCGATCGAACAATTGGCCGGCGGGGCCGACGAACGGCTTGCCGGCAAGGTCTTCCTGATCGCCGGGCTGTTCGCCGACGAACATCAGATCGGCATCGATCGGGCCTTCGCCGAACACGGTCTGCGTCGCGCATTTGTGTAGCGGGCAGCGGGTGCAGTGCGACGCTTCCTCGCGCAGTTTTTCCCACGCCGTCGCGCCGTCGCCGCGGGGGGCGGTATGTTCGACCATCGCGATCTCGCGGGCGCGGGCGCCGGCGATCAGGCCGGGGATCAAGGCGGTTTCGGGCATGTTGGCCCAGTATCGGCGGGGCATTTCCTTCACCATCATGTCGACCTTCAGCCGCGCGGGATTGAAGATCGAGGCGTAATAGCCCTTCCATAAGGCCTCGACCGGATCGTCGCCCGGCGCATCGGCGCGGGTGGCGCCGGGGGCTTCGGTGAGCGTCGTGCCGTCCCAGTGGATCGAGAGTTCGGGGGTCAGGATCGACCAGCGCATCGTCGCGAAGCGGTGCAGGAAGAAGCCGGCGTTCGCGCGGACGATGTGATGCTCCGGCTCGAAAAAGGCGACGAAACGCTCGCCGTCGGCATCCTCGACTTCGCGGAAGCGGACGAAGGCGCGCATCTTGTGGATGTCGCGGCGCACCTCCTTGGCGAGCAGATCGAGCCGGCGGCGCAGCGGATCGGATTCGTCGTCGATGCGCGCGGGATCGTCCTTCAGCCGGCAGAGCATCGTGTAGAGCAAGGCGAAGCGTTCGGGATCGCGATGCAGGATCACGCTCTGCGCGAGATCGACGAAGCGGCGCGGGACGGCGAAGGCGGGCGCGGTCGGCGTGGGGCGCGGGGTGGCGGCGGTGCCGAACAGGTCGCCGCCTTCGCCTTCGACCCGCCAGACGATGTCGGCGGGCGCGACATCGGCCATCGCGAGCGCGCGGGCGGCGTCGCGCCAGGCGTCGATGTCGTCGGGGCGGGGGAGGATGAATAGGTCAGGCCGCGAACAGCTCCAGTTGCTCGCGCTTGATGCGGGGCTTGAGGTCGAGGCGGTCGATCAGGGCGGTGGGGCGCCAGTCGGACGCGACGATGAAGGGGCGGATCTTGGCGATCGAGACGGTGAGGCGTCCTACATCGGCGAGCGACAGCCGGCGCCATTTGCGCGAGACGAGGATCGCGTCGACCGCCTTCACGCCAAGGCCGGGGACGCGCAGCAAAGCCTCGCGCGGGGCGCGGTTGACGTCCAGCGGGAAGGCGTCGCGATATTTGAGCGCCCAGGCGAGCTTGGGGTCGATATCGAGCGGGAGCATGCCGGCATCGTCGGTGGCGGCGGCGACCTCGGCGGGCTTGTAGCCGTAGAATCGCATCAGCCAGTCCGACTGGTAGAGCCGATGCTCGCGCATCAGGGGCGGGCGGCTGAGCGGCAGGACGGCGGAGGCATCGGGGATCGGGCTGAACGCCGAATAATAGACCCGGCGCAGCGCATAGCGATCGTAGAGCGTGGCGGCGGTGCGGACGATGTCGCTGTCGTTCGCCGCATCGGCGCCGACGATCATCTGGGTCGACTGGCCGGCGGGGGCGAAGGCGGGGGCCGAGCGATAGCGTTTCTTCGCATCATGCCCGTCCTCGATCGCGGCCTTCATGCCGCCCATTGCGGCGCGGATGCCCGACGCGGACTTTTCGGGGGCGAGGCGGGCGAGGCCGGGGTCGGTCGGCAGCTCGACATTGATCGACAGGCGATCGGCGTGGCGGCCGGCGGCCTCGATCAGCCGGGGATCGGCATCGGGGATCGTCTTGAGGTGGATATAGCCGCGAAACTGATGATCCTCGCGCAGGCTCCGCGCGACCTCGACCAGCTGCTCCATCGTGTAGTCGGAGGAGCGGATGATGCCCGAGGAGAGAAACAGCCCCTCGATATAATTGCGCCGATAGAAAGCGAGGGTGAGATCGACCACCTCCTTCGCGGTGAAGCGCGCGCGGCGGACGTTCGAACTCTTGCGGTTGATGCAATAGTGGCAGTCGAAGATGCAGCTGTTGGTCAGCAGGATCTTGAGCAGCGAGATGCAGCGGCCGTCGGGGGCATAAGCGTGGCAGATGCCCATCCCCTCGGTCGATCCGATCCCCTTCGCCTTGCCGGCCGAATCGCGCTTCGCCGTGCCGGAAGACGCGCAGGACGCATCATATTTGGCCGCGTCGGCGAGGATTTCGAGTTTTTGCCGTGTATCGAGCTGCGCCATTTGTTCTTTTTATGTTCGCCTTGGCGCGGTGGCAATGATCCAGATCAATCGATCGCGCCGGGCCGGGTTTGACGTCGGTCAAAGCGAATCACCGGGCGGCGCGCCAAAGCTGTGGTCCAGAAGCGGAGCTTGGAAGGATCAGGCGCATGACCGACGTTATCGTCACACACGGCGTGCCAGTGCCGGGTCGTCCGGGGTCCGCTTCACCTCCCAATGCCCGGATCGCCTCGACACCGTCGCGCCCCGCCACCGCCGCGTCCTTTGCGACGCCCTATCAGGCGCTGGGCGGGGCGGCGGTGATCGAGGCGATCATCGATCGCTTCTACGATCTGGTCGAACATGACCCGTCTTTTGCCGAGCTGCGCGCGATGCACGCGTCCGATCTGGGGCCGGTGCGCCGTTCGCTCGCCCGCTTCCTGACCGGATGGTGCGGCGGGCCGCGCGACTGGTTTCGCGAGGATCGGCCGGGCGGCAGCTGCGTGATGTCGCTCCACCGCAGTCTCGCGATCGATCCCGCGACCGCCGGCCAGTGGATCGACGCGATGACCCGCGCGATCGGCGGCCAGCCCGACATCGACGAGAGTTTGGCCGCTTTGATGGTCGAGCGGCTCGACATGATGGTGCGCGGGATGATCAACCGCGCGGTGAGCGTGGACGCCGCGGCGCGGGAGCAGGCGGAGTCGGTGGCTTAGGTCAACGGCTTATCAAGTGCGGCGTGGCTGCGTTCGCCGCAATTGCTGCCATCAGCTGATCGTGGCACGTTCGTTCGATGAGCCGTCAGCTTTATCTAAGAATACGCCGCTTCGTTGACCATGATCAATCGACACGCGCTCGACCTGCAACGCCATTTTTCGGCATCCTACCCTTAGCGGTTATGGGCTTACTTCAATCACGACTTAACGAGGGCGCTGCCGCCGCAGGTTGGATTGTCGCAATTGTCACGGGGGTAATCTGGACGGCTTTCGCTTGTTGGCGTGGTTATCGTCTTTTTCGAGCGTTTGGCATTCGAAGTGACAGGCGGTTTGACCAACAAGTAAAGCTATTCTTGCCGCCCGAATACGCGCAGGCCGAAAGTGCGACGAAGGCTAGACAACGCAGCCGAGCAAGAAAACGCGCCGGCAGCTAGCTACCCCATGTCAGCCGGTCAGCCCACGCGCCGGAAGCGGTCGCTTGGGGGCGTACCTAGTCCAGCTGGTGCAGGATCATCGTGTTGCCGTCGGGGTCGAACACGTTGATCATGCGGCAGTGCGGGCCTTTGACGATCTCGCCCTCGGCGATCCGGCCGCCCTTCGCGCGGACGTCGGCGATCGTGGCGTCGAGATCGTTGACTTCGAACGCGATCATCGCGCCCGACGCCGGATGCGGGGATACCGGCATCACCGTGGTGATCGCGAAGCAGCCGCCGCCCGGCAGATCATATTCGACCCAGGGCGACGCCGCCCCTGCACCGCTTTCCAGACCCAGCACGCCTTCGTAGAATCCGCGTGCGGCGGCCATGTCCGAAACCATGTAGAGCGTGAAGGCGACCTTGCGCAGCATCGGCGGGCTCCTATCTGTCAGCCGACCTTATCCCGGATCGGCGCCGGAACGAAGCGCATGCGGCGCTCGTTGCGTCGCACCGTATCAATCGGCTAGGACGGTCGCAGAGGTTCTTTCGCACATGATTATCAGCATAGTTCTTTTCCTGCTCGGCATCCTGAAGATGATCATCATCGTTCAGGCAATCATTTCGTGGCTGGTGGCGTTCAACGTCATCAACACCTACAACGATTTCGTCCGCCAGTTCCTCTACGCGCTCGATCGGCTGACCGAGCCGCTGTACAAGCCGATCCGCAAGATCTTGCCCGATTTCGGCGCGCTCGATCTGTCGCCGCTGGTGGTGCTGATCCTGATCATCATCCTCGAAAAGATCCTTGTCGGCATCCACACTGGCGCGCCGCTGATCTGACGGTCTGGAGCGCACATGCGGACGGCGTGATCCTGGCCGTCCGTGCGCGTCCGCGCGGTGGGCGCGATACGATCGAGGGGGTTGCGAGCGATGCCGACGGGCGCGACTGGCTGTCGGTCCGGCTGGCCGCGGCCCCCAGCGACGGCGCGGCGAACGAGGCGCTGGTCGCGCTGCTCGCCAAGGCGCTCGGCCTTCGAAAAAGCGACGTGACACTGGCGGCCGGGGCCACAGCACGGCTAAAGAGGCTGCATATCAGGGGCGACGCGACCGCATTGGGCGCCGCCATCGACGAACTCATCAGGGGTAAGGCATGACGGCGCAGATTATCGACGGCAAGGCGTTCGCAGGCGACCTGCGCGCGAAGGTGGCGGCGATGGTGCCCGCCTTCCGCGCCAAGGCGGGCCGCGCGCCGGGCCTCGCGGTCGTGCTGGTCGGCGAAGATCCGGCGAGCCAGGTCTATGTGCGCAACAAGCACAAGATGACGATCGAAGCGGGCATGGAAAGCTTCGAACATCGCCTGCCCGCAGATACGTCGCAGGACGCGCTGATCGCGCTGGTCCATCAGTTGAACGCCGATCCGAGCGTGGACGGCATCCTCGTCCAGCTTCCGCTGCCCAGGCAGATCGACGAGAGCGCGGTGCTGGCCGCGATCGATCCCGACAAGGATGTCGATGGCTTCCACGTCGTCAATGTCGGGCGGCTTTCGACCGGCATGGCGGGCTATGTGCCGTGCACGCCGCTGGGCTGCGTGATGCTGCTCAAGGATCGGCTGGGCGATCTTTCGGGCAAGGATGCGGTGGTGATCGGCCGATCGAACATCGTCGGCAAGCCGATGGCGCAGCTGCTGCTCGCCGAAAATTGCACCGTCACCGTCGCGCACAGCCGCACCGCGAATCTGCCTGAAGTCGTGCGCCGCGCCGATATCGTCGTGGCGGCGGTGGGGCGGCCGGAAATGGTGAAGGGCGACTGGATCAAGCCGGGCGCGATCGTGATCGACGTCGGCATCAACCGCGTGCCGGGTGCAGGGCCGGGCAAGACCAAGCTGGTCGGCGATGTCGACTTTGCGGAAGCGGTGGAGGTCGCGGGCGCGATCACGCCGGTTCCGGGCGGGGTCGGCCCGATGACGATCGCGGTCCTGCTGCGCAACACGTTGGTCGCCGCGCACCGGCTGGCGGGCGTGCCTTATGAGAAGGGCGCGATCTGACGATGATCGCTCTCTTCCTCTCGGCCTTCGTGACCCTGTTCGTGGTGATCGATCCGCCCGGCTGCGCGCCGATCTTCGCCAGCCTGACGCCGGGCGCGAGCGATCGGCAGCGGCGCGCGATGGCGATCCGCGCCACGACGATCGCGGGCGTCGTCCTGCTGCTGTTCGCGCTGATCGGCGAGAAATTGCTGTCGACTTTGGGCATCAGCCTCGATGCCTTCCGCATCGCGGGCGGCGTGATGCTGTTCCTGATCGCGCTCGAAATGGTGTTCGAAAAGCGCACCGAGCGGCGCGAGGGCCGCGCCGAGGAGATCAGCAAGAAGGCGGCCGAGGAGCATCGCGAGATCGAAGATATCTCGGTCTTCCCGATGGCGATCCCGATGATTGCGGGGCCGGGATCGATCGCGACGACGATGCTGCTGGTGTCGCGCAGCAATGGCGTCGAACAGTCGGTGGTGGTGATCGTGGCGCTGCTGGCGGTGCTGGCGCTGATGCTGGCGGCGCTGCTGGCCGCGGGCGCGATCATGCGCGTGCTGGGGCCGAAGCTGGAGGCGATGATCACCCGCATATTGGGCGTGCTGCTGGCGGCGCTGGCGGTGCAGTTCGTGATCGACGGGATCACGAAGGCCTTTCACCTGTCCTAAATCCTCCCCCGGAGGGGGAGGGGGACCGCGAAGCGGTGGAGGGGTATTCGCCACGAGCGGTCCGCTGCCGGCTAACTACCCCTCCACCATGCTGCGCATGGTCCCCCTCCCCTTCCAGGGGAGGATCTGATTTTTAGTTCACCAGTTTCCACAGCCGGTAGGGCGAGTTGGCCGGAAGTTCGACCCGCTCCAGCCAGCTCGGCACCTGATCCTTCATCAGCTGACGGTAGAAGCCGCCTTTGTCGTAGAGCGTCGTTTCGGCCATGCCGGGGCAGACGAGCAGCATCGTCGCGCCGTGGCGCTTCATCACGTCGTGCGCGACTTCGGGCGACTTTTCGCGGAAGGCGTGGTGGACGTCGAGGATCGCCTGCTGGTTGCGGTGATAGGGGCCGGCGATCGCGCTGTGGCCGG is drawn from Sphingomonas crocodyli and contains these coding sequences:
- a CDS encoding putative DNA modification/repair radical SAM protein; amino-acid sequence: MAQLDTRQKLEILADAAKYDASCASSGTAKRDSAGKAKGIGSTEGMGICHAYAPDGRCISLLKILLTNSCIFDCHYCINRKSSNVRRARFTAKEVVDLTLAFYRRNYIEGLFLSSGIIRSSDYTMEQLVEVARSLREDHQFRGYIHLKTIPDADPRLIEAAGRHADRLSINVELPTDPGLARLAPEKSASGIRAAMGGMKAAIEDGHDAKKRYRSAPAFAPAGQSTQMIVGADAANDSDIVRTAATLYDRYALRRVYYSAFSPIPDASAVLPLSRPPLMREHRLYQSDWLMRFYGYKPAEVAAATDDAGMLPLDIDPKLAWALKYRDAFPLDVNRAPREALLRVPGLGVKAVDAILVSRKWRRLSLADVGRLTVSIAKIRPFIVASDWRPTALIDRLDLKPRIKREQLELFAA
- the folD gene encoding bifunctional methylenetetrahydrofolate dehydrogenase/methenyltetrahydrofolate cyclohydrolase FolD encodes the protein MTAQIIDGKAFAGDLRAKVAAMVPAFRAKAGRAPGLAVVLVGEDPASQVYVRNKHKMTIEAGMESFEHRLPADTSQDALIALVHQLNADPSVDGILVQLPLPRQIDESAVLAAIDPDKDVDGFHVVNVGRLSTGMAGYVPCTPLGCVMLLKDRLGDLSGKDAVVIGRSNIVGKPMAQLLLAENCTVTVAHSRTANLPEVVRRADIVVAAVGRPEMVKGDWIKPGAIVIDVGINRVPGAGPGKTKLVGDVDFAEAVEVAGAITPVPGGVGPMTIAVLLRNTLVAAHRLAGVPYEKGAI
- a CDS encoding VOC family protein — protein: MLRKVAFTLYMVSDMAAARGFYEGVLGLESGAGAASPWVEYDLPGGGCFAITTVMPVSPHPASGAMIAFEVNDLDATIADVRAKGGRIAEGEIVKGPHCRMINVFDPDGNTMILHQLD
- a CDS encoding UdgX family uracil-DNA binding protein (This protein belongs to the uracil DNA glycosylase superfamily, members of which act in excision repair of DNA. However, it belongs more specifically to UdgX branch, whose founding member was found to bind uracil in DNA (where it does not belong), without cleaving it, appears to promote DNA repair by a pathway involving RecA, rather than base excision.), producing MLPRPDDIDAWRDAARALAMADVAPADIVWRVEGEGGDLFGTAATPRPTPTAPAFAVPRRFVDLAQSVILHRDPERFALLYTMLCRLKDDPARIDDESDPLRRRLDLLAKEVRRDIHKMRAFVRFREVEDADGERFVAFFEPEHHIVRANAGFFLHRFATMRWSILTPELSIHWDGTTLTEAPGATRADAPGDDPVEALWKGYYASIFNPARLKVDMMVKEMPRRYWANMPETALIPGLIAGARAREIAMVEHTAPRGDGATAWEKLREEASHCTRCPLHKCATQTVFGEGPIDADLMFVGEQPGDQEDLAGKPFVGPAGQLFDRAMADAGVDRARAYVTNAVKHFKYEQRGKRRIHSKPNAGEVKACRWWIDQERRIVRPKRIILLGTTAVHSLTGKAQSLVSVRDRVLDVGDGATARATVHPSYLLRLPDREQAEVEYARFVEDLAAAARL
- a CDS encoding group II truncated hemoglobin; protein product: MTDVIVTHGVPVPGRPGSASPPNARIASTPSRPATAASFATPYQALGGAAVIEAIIDRFYDLVEHDPSFAELRAMHASDLGPVRRSLARFLTGWCGGPRDWFREDRPGGSCVMSLHRSLAIDPATAGQWIDAMTRAIGGQPDIDESLAALMVERLDMMVRGMINRAVSVDAAAREQAESVA
- a CDS encoding DUF167 family protein; translated protein: MILAVRARPRGGRDTIEGVASDADGRDWLSVRLAAAPSDGAANEALVALLAKALGLRKSDVTLAAGATARLKRLHIRGDATALGAAIDELIRGKA
- a CDS encoding YggT family protein — its product is MIISIVLFLLGILKMIIIVQAIISWLVAFNVINTYNDFVRQFLYALDRLTEPLYKPIRKILPDFGALDLSPLVVLILIIILEKILVGIHTGAPLI
- a CDS encoding Thivi_2564 family membrane protein codes for the protein MLIHIIIVLIIVGVLLWLVNNYIPMDGKIKSILNAVVVIVVILYLLQAFGLLAGVGI
- a CDS encoding MarC family protein — protein: MIALFLSAFVTLFVVIDPPGCAPIFASLTPGASDRQRRAMAIRATTIAGVVLLLFALIGEKLLSTLGISLDAFRIAGGVMLFLIALEMVFEKRTERREGRAEEISKKAAEEHREIEDISVFPMAIPMIAGPGSIATTMLLVSRSNGVEQSVVVIVALLAVLALMLAALLAAGAIMRVLGPKLEAMITRILGVLLAALAVQFVIDGITKAFHLS